From the Pleurodeles waltl isolate 20211129_DDA chromosome 6, aPleWal1.hap1.20221129, whole genome shotgun sequence genome, the window ATAGTTGTCCCTACACAATTCCATTCCAGAAGTATTTCTGGAATCGTCCTGGAAACTTCCTGTGAAAAGGGCAAAAGCATTTATGGGTGGCTTTTCTATATTCTAGCGAGATTCCGAGACACTTCAAGTGATATATGGCAATGCTTTTCTCTTTAACCTGACGATTAATTTGGAAAGTAAAATAGTTTGGCAACACAAAATCTGGGCAAAACAGTGAACTACACCTAACACCCCTGATTGTTTAAACCATTTATATTGACCTTCGTTGAATCCTTCCGGTTTTTTATTCATTACGAAAATGTTTACTCTCAAAATACTTTCTTAATCGTTTTTACCTTCACATTTCCTCTATATTCCTTATTCCGCATGTGTTATCAGTGCTCTAACTATTATTTCCAGGGCCAGTATCGGCGGCCACTGCACTGTACTGCTAAAGAGAATGAGTAATCACCTTGACATTAAATCACTTTAAAAGGGTGTAACTTGCTCAATTTTGTAACAAACTACTGtgatatttaaaatataaatcatCACCGATGAATGCATATATAGAAAATCTTCTATTCTTTACCATGCCTTATCAAAACTTAAATTCGAAAATCTAAATGATTAAGCTATCTGCAACTTCGCTTTCATATGTTGAATGCATTGTTTGCCAGTAGACCACCTCCCCATGGTTAATATATGTGAACTCTTGGATACTAGGTCTAGCCATCATATGCAACATGCTATAGATTTCTGTGGTGCTGTGATCTTTGTAATGCCCTGACAGAACTGTTGcagaattatatgtattaaaagaggAAAATTGTCAAATTTCGTTTCCTGCAAATGATCAGTTGCTGATGTGAAGTTTGGGGAGATGAAAGTTTGGTATGGTAGACAACACAGGCTCTGCAGCGAGTTTCTGAAACCAATTTTAATATAAGGAACACATCAAAGACCATTTGTCATTCGGTAAGCTTGTCTGATGCACCTGTTTTTGGCACGTTGCCTGTGAGTAGCTGCCCTACTGCAGGTTCCTGTAAAAGTGCAAATTTTGTGGAGAGTTTGGGTGGGCCCACTATCTTAGGTGATTGCGGGAAACAATGAGATATTTGGTTAGTATGTCACATGACTGCTCCTGGACAGCACGTATAAAATGTGCCAACAAATCTATGTCTTTTCCAGGAATAGTGTAACACTATTCAATTTTCATCTCGGGTACATACGATTTCTTTTCATTTATCCAAACTTATTAGTGCAAGATTAATGGCTGTTTTTAGGAAACACTTAACATATTAAATATACCAGAACATCTATCTTTTCCCCATGAGAAATGCAAAATAAGATTTAATGAAACAGGAGTCTCAGCATACTGCACTCAGATATgtcaagaaaaattgagttttaacGCCTTTATATAGATATGTTTACACATTAAAATGTTGACCTGCGAATCTTTGTATATATAATCCTAAATGGTTGTGAAATTGACAGTAGTCTCAGTATATCATGCATACCTCTTCAAATATGAAGCATTAAGTTTAGCGGTGACATCGCAATAAAGCAAAATCAATATGTTGAAATACGAAAATTGTGTATGGCTACTATATTGACACTGCTAATCTTCTAGCCTGAAAGACGTACTCAAATAAAATGTAGAATAAATTCGTATCCGACATATCTGCATCGTCACAGAGGCTCGGGCGCAAAGACCGTTTTAAGCAGAGTTTCTAAGAGCTTTCCGCATTTGTGCCTGTTCACATCTGAAGTTCTGTCAAATGAAAAACTTAAAATATGGGAATCTGGGCCAAAGAAACCCCTAGGTTCATTCTCTAAAAGGACCTTTGGTTCATAGCTTTATTTGTGCAGCCGGACTCCCATTCTCCAgtaatcctacactgttttgtGAAGTCTTATTTACAGAAATTACAGAGTATGTACCCCTTTACAGTAAAGGCACAATGGAGATCTGGTTATCGACTTCCATAAacattcctctttgtgtttggaataGACTCCCAACATTGACACGGGGAAGTAAGGTAAATTAGAAATGATTACTGTGTCACGATGAGTTTTAACTTTAGAAAGAGGAACTACAGCAGAAATTTGCAGAACTGTACCGAGATAAATTCTGCTAGCTTTCCACGAATACAGCAGAAATCTGCAGAACTGGTTTCCACGAGTGAAATGTGCCTGCAAATCCTGTGATACAAATTTCGGTGGAAACTCCCATTTCCGCCTAAATTTGGATTATCTCCACCTTTGTGAGGAGATTCTAATCGAGAAAAAGAATTGTAATTGTAATGGCCGCTATtctttgtatatattttatctGAACCTACACTGCATCTCAGATGCTTATGAATGTTTTGAAGAGGAGGGGTTTTGAGTAAAAAGGTTTAAGTCAGATCCTTGGCAAGAGTAAAGTATTAGATTTCAAAGTGTTAGGTCACGTGCTTGGCAAGCGAGGAGTATTGAATCATAAAGGGTTAGGTCACATCCTTGACAAAAGAGGGGTACTGGATCATAAAGGGTATGGTATCAAATCATAGAGATTTGGGTCCCATCCTTAGCAGAAGAGGTACGTTTTAGGGTCTTTCTTGTGGTTCTCAatctttctgaaaaacaaaagacagagtCAGGGAATTCCAGAAGGACATAATGCAGGGATCTCCAGCAAAATATTTATTAATTAAAAGGCAGATCAAAAGTCGATGTTAGCACATCATTATCTGAACTATAAGTGTAAACATCTCCTAATCAGAGATTAAACAATCTCAAGAAATAAACTTTTCAATGAATAACAATCTAAAGATCAGCTCTCTAAAATGTACATGATCTAAGCTCATATATCTTATGCATGACTTTTTTCATTACTGCTTGCACATCTTTGTTCCTTAAACTGTAGATGACTGGATTTAATGTGGGTGTTACTATTCCAAAAAGCACAGGGATTAGCTTGTCCTGATTCTGAAGCTTGGTTGAAATTGGTCGGATGTAGGAGAAAATAGCTGTTCCAAAAAATAAACAGACCACAGTCAAATGAGAAAGGCAGGTGGAGGAGGCTTTGTGACGCCCTTCAGATGTCTGGATCTTGAGAATGGCCAGGATGATGAACACATAGGACAGAAGCGTGAGCATGAAAGAGGCAATGATTACTGAGCCTCCTGATGTGTAGATCAGTACCTCATTAACATAGGTGTCGCTGCATGAAAGCCCTAGAAGAGGAAGGATGTCACAGAAGAAATGGTTGATAAGGTTAGACTGGCAAAATGGCAATTGAAAAGTGCAAACTGTATGTCCAAGGGAATTTAGGAGACCTGCAGCCCAGCAGGTAGCAACCAACAGGAATAAAACTTGTTCATTCATGATGACAGCGTAATGCAAGGGTTTGCACACTGCCACATAGCGGTCTAGTGACATGACGGCCAATAGGAGACATTCTACACCCCCCAAGGAAatgaaagagtacatctgtgccacacagcCAATAAAAGAAATCGTCTTCACTGATGAAAAAGAGTCAATCAGCATCTTGGGGACTGTGGTTGTTGTAAAGCAGATATCAATGAATGACAGGTTACGCAGGAAATAGTACATGGGGGATCGTAATCTAGTGGAAAACGTTATTGTTATTACCATGAGTGTGTTTCCCATGAGATTTAAAATGTAGAGACAGAGAAACACCACAAAGAGTGGGATCTGATTTTCAGGGTCACTGCTGAGTCCAATCAGGATAAAGCTTCCGAATATTGTGTAGTTCAGGTTCTTCATGCTTTCATTACATTTGTTTATGCAAGGAACATACATTTCTTAGGTGATAAATATGGAAAAAAGGTTGGTAGGCCGGTTCCTCATATGTTAGAATGCTTTAGAGTTCTTAGGTTGTAACTTGTCATACTATCCTATCGTGGAGACctttacatatgcattttgaaagtTGTAGGATAAATGATAAATCTGTTGAATCAATAAAAATGCATTACTTTATGCAAGTTAAatgaacaaatgaaaaaagaagctAAGATAAACGACACCTGCTCTATTTATTTCCAAGCGTgattaaagtttttttattttattacagttATGATGTATCCAACTCCATGATGCGACACCACCTTCCAGGACAAAATTCTGTACCTGGCCTCCAAATCAGCATTCAGTAACTCAAGACATGTTATTACGGTAAACTGCAACTTTTGATTTACCCAGACTAAATTAATACCATCTTCAGATTTTATTGAACTTTTTGACACGTGCATTTAAACTAGCTACTCATTGGTACATATCTATTGGCAGAATAAATAATGCAGTTGgcatacacacataggccctcattacaactttgacgggcggcggaggccgcccgccaaagttgcgccgcaggaataccgcaccacggtctgaagaccgcggccggcattctgagtttcccgctgggcgggcgggcggccgcccgccagcccagcgggaaacaaccttcccacgaggacaccggctcggaatcgagccggcggagtgggaaggtgcgacgggtgcagtggcacccgtcgcgtatttcactgtctgcaatgcagacagtgaaatacaaagtggggcccccaggggccctacgacaagccataccgccatcctgttcctggcggccgaaccgccaggaacaggatggcggtatggcttgtcagaatcccctcggcggcgcagcaagctgcgccgccttggaggattcaaacgggccacgggaaactggcgggagaccgccagttttcctgttctgaccgcggcgttaccgccgcggtcagaatgccctgcggggcaccgccagcctgtcggcggtgctcccgcgtgccgcggccctggtggttctataccgccagggtcgtaatgagggccataatcttacaTCGATAACCAAAGATATTGACTAATCATTTGGTAATCACTTTCCCACTCAAAAGATATGTTTTATGATTATGAACTTACATCTAGCAAATTACCAAACCTCAGGCCCATTTATAGAAGAACATATAAGATCAAAAATTTCAGGAAACGTACACTAGCAACAgattgatatttcaaaatatatctgcaCCAGAAGCATTAATTGCAAGTCTGCAACTCAGTATAACTTATACATTTAACACATTTGCCCATGTGTACTTCAGGAAATTAAAACATTTGCTCAAATACTTCAATACATATTTGAGCAAAAAACATGTGTTGATGCTCTAATTAAAGAATTAGGTGGTTGATACACAGCATCAGGCCTGTCTGACTAGTCGTAAGACGTGGTAAATCTTCATAAGACTAGCTGTAGGACAATTAATGAAACATTCACAAGACAACACCattaacatttatataaaaattTAGATcatgaaagaaggcaaaaagatcaTTAGACAAATCAGGTATTAGCTCAAGTCAAAAAAGTCAAAGTCATGATCTCCTAAAAACCCAACATATAGGGCTTCATTGCGAGTTTGGCTCTCCTGTGACCGTCATGTTGGCTGTCTGAGCACCAAGAGGCTGGCAGAGAATACCACCAAATTATTACTTTGGCGGTGACCCAACGGAATATAGCCAAAGCACCACTGGCACTGCCAATGCAGTCAGACCACTACAGACGATTGGAGCCACcagcaggccggcggagaccatgtttctgttgGACCTATTATGGGGTTGCACACCGCTTAGATTTCCGCTGCTGTGAGACCACCACAGAAacacaggcagaaacaaactgtataaaaggagacactcaccttcagcatTGACTCAGGGAAGTAAGGTACATTAGAAATTATTTAGCTTCACTATGAGTTTTAACTTTAGAAAGATGAACTACAGCAGAAATCTGCAGAACCGTACCCAGATAAATTATGCTTCTTTCCATGAATGCAGCAGAAATCTGCAGAACTGCTTACCATAAGTGAAATGTGCCTGCAAATCCTGTGATACAAATTTCGGTGGGAACTCTCATTTCCGCCTAAGTTTGGATTACCTCCACCTTTGTGAGGAGTGTCTAAGCGAGAAAAAGAATTGTAATTGTGATGGGCACTATTCTTTTTACATTTAAAGGAACTTGAATTAGGGGATCTTTCATCTGTATGTCTTTGTACAGAACCTACACTGCATTTCAGATACTTCAGAATGTTTTGAATACGAGGATATTTGAGTAAAAATGCTTAAGTGACATCCCTGGCAAAAAAGGAGCATTGGATCATAAAAGAGTTAGGGAACATCCTTGACAAACAAGGAGTACTGGATCATAAACGGTATGGGATCAGATCACAAAGATGTAGGTCACTTCCTTAGCTGAAGAGGTATGTTTTAAGGTCTTTCTTGTGGTTCTCAatctttctgaaaaacaaaaggcaGAGCCAGGGGATTCCAGAAGGACATACTGCAGGGAtctcctacaaaatatttgttaCTTGAAAGGCAGATCAAAAGTTGATGTTGAGACTTCATTTTCTGAACTGCAAGTGTAAATATCTCCTTGTCAGAGATTAAACAATCTCAAGAAAGAAACTTTTCAATGAAAAACTATTTAGAGTGCAACTCTCTAAAATGTACATCATCTAAGCTCCTATATCTAATGCACGACTCTTTTCATTACTGCTTGCACATCTTTGTTCCTTAAACTGTAGATGACCAGATTTAACATGGATGTTACTATTCCAAAAAGTACAAGGATTAGCTTGCCCTGGTTCTGAATCTTGGTTGAAATTGGTTGGATGTAGGTGAAAGTAGCTtttccacaaaaataaacacactacAGTCAAATGAGAAAGGCAGGTAGAGAAGGCTTTGTGACGACCTTCAGATGTCTGGATCTTTAGAATGGCCAGGATGATGAACACCTACGACTGAAGCATGAAAGAGCCATTGATTGCTGATCCTCCTGATGTGTACATCAGCAAGCTCATTAAATAGGTATCACTGCATGAAAGCGCCGGAAGAGGATGGATGTCACAGAAGAAATGGTTGATCAGGTTAGACTGGCAAAATGGCAATTGGAAAGTACAAACTGTATGTCCAAGGGAATTTAGGAGACCTGCAACCCAGCAGGTAGCAACCAACAGGAATAAAACCTGTTTATTCATGATGACAGTCTAATGTAAGGATTTGAACATTGCCGCATAGCAGTCTAGTGACATGACGGCCAAGAGGACACATTCCACACTCACCAAGGAAatgaaagagtacatctgtgccacacagacaataaaagaaatcGTCTTCACTGATGAAAGAAAGTCAATCAGCATCTTTGGGACTGTGGTTGTTGTAAAGCAGATATCAATGAATGACAGGTTATGCAGGAAATAGTACATGGGGATCGTAATATAGTGGAAAACATTATTGTTATCACATGAGTGTGTTTCCCATGAGATTTAAAATGTAGAGACAGAGAAACACCACAAAGAGTGGGATCTGTTTTTCAGGGTCACTATCAGCAGTCTAGTGACATGACGGCCAAGAGGACACATTCCACACTCCCCAAGGAAatgaaagagtacatctgtgccacacagcCAATAAAATAAATTGTCTTCACTGATGAAAGAAAGTCAATCAGCATCTTTGGGACTGTGGTTGATGTAAAGCAGATATCAATAAATGATGGGTTACGCAGGAAATTGTACATGGGGGATCGTAATCTGGtgtaaaacattattgttatcACGTGTGTTTCCCATGAGGTCTAAAATGTAGAGACGGAGAAACACCACAAAGAGTGGGATCTGTTTTTCAGTGTCACTGCTGAGTCCAATCATGATAAAGCTTCTGACTATTGTGAACTTCAGGTTCTTCATGCTTTCATTACATTTGTTTTTGCAAGAAACATAAAGGTCTTAGGTGAAAAACATGGAAAAAAGGTTGATAGGCCTGCTGCTCACATGTTAGAATGCTGTAGAATTCTTAGGTTGTAACTTGTCACAATATCCTAATGTGGAGACTTTCACATGTGCATTTTGAAAGTTGTAGGACAACTGAAAAATCTGTTGAATCAATCAAATGAATTAGCTTATGCAAATTAAATGAACACATCAAGACACAAGCTAAGATAAACTACACTGGGTGTATTTATTTCCAATAGtgattaaagttatttttttttatcacacatgACGTATCCACCTCCAGGATTTGAAACCACCTTCTAGGACAAAATCCTCTACCTGGCCTCAAAATCAGCATTCAGTAACTCAAGAAATGTGTTATTATGGTAAACTACAACTTTTGATTTGCCCAGACTAAATTGATATAATCATCAGAGTGTATTGAACTTTGTGGCACCTGTATTTCAACTAGCTACTCATTGGCACATATCTTGTGGCAGAATACATAATGCAGTTGGCATACACACATAATCTTACATCAATGACCACAGTCATTGACTAATCATTTGGTAATCACTTTCCCACTCAAAATTATGTTTTATGATTATGACCTGACACCTAGCAAGTTACCAAACTTCAGACCCATTTCCAGAAGAACATGAAAGATCAAAAATGTCAAGAAACATACAGTAGCAAcagagtgatatttcaaaatatatctgcaCCAGAAGCATTAATTGCAAGTCTGCAACTCAACTATGACTTATACATTTGACAGATATGCTCACGTGTAGTTCAGGAAATTGATGATTGTGCTCAAGTTCTTCAAAACATAGTTCAGCAAAAAACATGTGTTGATATTCTAATTAGAGAATTAGGTAGTTGGTATGCAGGATCAGGTCTGTCTGAATCTTCGTAAGACGTCGTAAATCTTCATAAGACTATCTGTAGGACAATTAATGAAACATTCACAACACAATACCATAAACCTTTATATAAAATTTAGATCATAGAAGAAGAATTAAACATCATTAGACAAATCAAGATTTAGCTCAAGTCAAAAAAGTCAAAGTCATAGGGGgtccttctgaccctggcggccggtggccgccagggccaccgaccacgggagcaccgccaacaggctggcggtgctccaacgagcattctgaccgcggcggttcagccgcggtcagaagcgcaaagtcagcggtctcccgctgactttccgctgctcgtgtgaatcctccatggctgcggagcgcgctccgcagccatgaggattccgaccccccctaccgccatcctgttcatggcgggaaagccgccatgaacaggatggcggtagggggggtcgcggggcccctgggggcccctgccgtgcccatgccaatggcatgggcacggcaggggcccccgtaagagggccccgcaaagtatttcagtgtctgccttgcagacactgaaatacgcgacgggtgccactgcacccgtcgcaccttcccactccgccggctcgattacgagccggcatcctcgtgggaaggtcgttttcccctgggctggcgggcggtttttcagcaaccgcccgccagcccaggggaaaacttgtaatacccgccgcggtcttttgaccgcggcgcggtattttggagggcggcatcctggcgggcggcctccgccgcccgccagggtcgtaatgaggcccataatctgctAAAAGCTcagcatatagggcctcattaagagtttggctgtcctgtgacaggctggcagagaaggtcgccaaattatgactttggtggtgaaCCAAAGAAATGCAGCCAAAGCACTGTCGGCACTTCaagtgcggtcagaccgccatttGAAGATTGGAGCCACTAGCAGGCCAGCGAAGACCAGCGGAGACCATGTTGCAGTAGgacctattacgaggttgcacactgacaAGATTTCCACTGTGGTCAGAGCAAACAGGCGGAAAtaaactataaaaggagacacttaactttaggaagccacactcgtccggagctgccatggaactagAACTAGATGTCATcacactgctcctgctcgccaaaAGACAATGTAATCTTTGCCGCAGCCGACAACTACATCTGTAAGTAAACACACTCTACTTTGGCCATTGTATATTgttacatttgtacagttacataacataccatagggaagggggtgcgagggaaACACACACATAATAGtacactgacatgcagactcacATACAACTACAAAGACACCCACATATACACAGCTCACACACTGTAGgctccacacacacgcacaccacacatcaagaacacacacacaaatgcacagcaacacagcacaggcccagtctcacacaataccatacaacatAACAACACGTCACAACAAAACCATAACCGCACCATCACCAACAAATTGGCAAGCACTCAAAACTGACATtagccagggacacatcacacatacaacacaatgtacaaccaacagggaacaaacacacacacatttacacaatcatacaacttattaatcgacacacacagcacatcgtacctatcaAACCATGCATAATACATGACACTCACATAGTCAAAGcatacaaagccacacaccacaacaacaaacacttgtCAACACAAACAGCACACAATACCATTACTACAACATGTCTGACACATAcatatgcccatcacacaacacacaccctatccctgggggaaaAAAGCACACCACataccctcacatactgcccacacAATACAGGAAGCAGAAGCACCAGACACACACAAATACTTGCAGACAACCAATATCAGCCAGGAAAGGAATGCAGGACAAAGCTGTAACCAGAAAATCAGCAACTGATTAGTCTGAATATATTTTTTAGAGAAATAAGAtcaaagtcaaaggccataggccagtccttagTACACAGATTGTGTACCAAAGGCATGTAATGATGCCCCAACTTGAGTCCTGACTGCCttataacctccacaggtaggggcatcaagggagcaggcaggcacctcagggaagataTGTGGAAGTGgtagtgagagggtggtggggggttaggcttaggcttgggagggggagttTTGGCTTTGGCTTGGGAGAGTGGAGTttgggttttggcttgggagggggtttaggtttaggtttaggcttggggaGGGTTGGATCTTCTTGGGAGAGGTCTACTTCTTGGtggggggtgcatgggtactggcgggggtaggggaggccttggaggttgaAGTGATGTTCTTGGGGAGGGAAATGGAATATTTAGGGATGTCACAGGGGAAAAAGGTCAAACTCCGAGAGGAAAGCTATTTTgcacacatggggacggtcataccaaaagggtttgggtgtggaggaagagggagtgcttgtatgaggtgttggtgtggatgtcttgagtgtgtgtttgtgagaggtgTGCTTGtaggtggtggatgtctgttgggtgggtgaatgagggtgtttatgtgtcttcagCTGAAGGGGGAAGATAAGggtgatgctgtggtgggtgggtagctgtctgttggggtggtgacttcagctatggtggatgtgctgcatgtaggcgtgtcagtggttgtggtgtctgtgggtgtggtgactggggtggatgtctatgGGTCTTCTGAGGTACTGtctgtggtgtttgcaggtgtggtgtctttgatgctgggggcagtggaggtgtcagggcagattgtgactgttgctgtctgtgcagatgtatattgcttgtgtgtatgctggtggtgtATCTTGTGATATTACGGTTTGTCtgaactacccttggatgttgaggtggatgcatgcctgtctgttccgtgctttggctgggtcaggaaagGGGAGGTTGTGATTGGAAACAGAAAGGTGGAAGGGGGACCGTAGtccaagggtgactggctgctgtcagtgtggaggccagagcctgacattatctctgtaggccagtcagtgcaccatgaatgctctccaggaacacATTTCTCTGTTGTACCTGAGTCGCCAgtacctggattgcattcacaatggtcatcTGAACCACAGAAAAagacctcaggagttcaatagcttcCTCGCTGAAGGCAGCAggactaacaggggctggggcagaggtgcctgtggcaaaggacacacccatcctcttgggtgagcaggcacagccaactaggtggggagttacacggagggtggtgatagaaaggggtTGCAGACAGAGaaagtgctggggtggtcccacgtGGGtttaccactgccagggagtgtccactggagtaggattccgaagatgaagaactggatccagtctcctctgtggcactcccctcgcccaccAGGCCACTGGGGCCCTCGGTGTTgttgttctcatgactggaggtcccgtggccagcagcttccccacacggctgtgccccatctccttggcCTGCCTATGCTGGTACTACAAAgcagaaagtgaggtagggtcatcacattctttacataccacttaaATCATACTGTACACCTCAGCAACATCACAACTAGTTGTACAACTTCCCCATGTAGTACCGGTTTAGTGCATCATTATGTCACAACAAGGTACAATGTACAACCCTCAATAAataccttgtcacacaccagctaagcgaCCTATATCACATCTAcgataccatcatatcagtagagctatcacaccaaCCATTCCATGGCAAGGTGACTTGACCACATGATAATCAATCACAATCCACAACTACATAATCAAACAGCAACAAAGTTATGGGAAATAAGGGTCACAGTGATTTCCCCATGTCtcatacacaaactcaacacatactaacaATTTGGAGTGATGTCCCGTATAAGGCAAGGCACTTTACTGTTTAGTCAACAAAAGAGAGCAAGTTGCATACAAGCCATAACACTTcatgtcactgagttcacaaccttcaaaattgaaatgtgcatacctgcaactactctaattggcatatccaaatttggattaTGATAGAGTCAGAACACATGCCACCTTCACATGTACTAATAGTGATATAGGAAAAGATATTCATACTtagtggaccaagtcatctaagtcCTTCTGCAAACAAAGCACAATTATAAGGGCCTAACTATCTCAGAGCATTTAGCCACCCACCACCACAGGTGATATAGCTACTATATCAATTCAATGGACACCTGTAATGTGCATGATTGAAATACATATCATGCTATTATTTAATCAAGAGGCCACTGAGtgacaacatcactatccacacatcagacatgactagcccTACATCTGTTTGGGAAAAGATCTGAGAGACATAACatacatctgaggctaccatgacagggacatacaccttgatgcaagccaaatgcctgactacacacaccgttccactcacatgtgtatgtgaacttccACACATGCATAACAATGTAGTCAGTAtgaacaataggtttccatacagcaAGGACTCTAAACATAACTAAAATAACAACAGACTgtaagtttaaaactccttacaatGTGGATTTATAAAATAACCTTATAAAGTAcacaggatgttggcaaaaaacagttaaGATTTATAGGGTGTAT encodes:
- the LOC138301545 gene encoding olfactory receptor 5V1-like; the encoded protein is MKNLNYTIFGSFILIGLSSDPENQIPLFVVFLCLYILNLMGNTLMVITITFSTRLRSPMYYFLRNLSFIDICFTTTTVPKMLIDSFSSVKTISFIGCVAQMYSFISLGGVECLLLAVMSLDRYVAVCKPLHYAVIMNEQVLFLLVATCWAAGLLNSLGHTVCTFQLPFCQSNLINHFFCDILPLLGLSCSDTYVNEVLIYTSGGSVIIASFMLTLLSYVFIILAILKIQTSEGRHKASSTCLSHLTVVCLFFGTAIFSYIRPISTKLQNQDKLIPVLFGIVTPTLNPVIYSLRNKDVQAVMKKVMHKIYELRSCTF